In Mustela lutreola isolate mMusLut2 chromosome 4, mMusLut2.pri, whole genome shotgun sequence, the genomic stretch GTGCTGGGTGTGGAGGTACTTTGGGCCAGAAGGAGGCCTGAGTGAAAGGAGACTCACATCGAGCCCTCGCTTTGTGTCAGGCATTCCGAACAGAGTGGCTCATGGGATCCTAACGATGCTGGGAGAGTGGTGAGCCCCTGTTCTGCAGGTGAGCAAACAGGTTCAGAGGGCGACGCCCCCGGTCACAGAGCTGGAACTGGAGCTGGAGCTTGCGGTCTGTCAAATTCTAGGACCGTGCTTACTCTACCCTAGAACTAAGAATTCTTCTCTCAAAGCCTAGAAGCAGGTGCGGGGCGGCTGGCCTGGCTAGAAAGAGCAGCCCCTCCCTGTGGAAGGGCCCTTGGCTCAGTTCAGGCATCAAGGGGGAAATCTGCCATCAGAGGCCACTGGGGCCCAGAATCTGGTCCTAGCTCCCTACCAGTTGGCTTCCTGTCCCTTCCCTATTCTGAGCCTCAAGGAGAATGCCCCCAAGCTTCCTTCCTGCAATCAACAGCCAGAGTCCAAAATACCCATTTCTCAAACCCCGCTGCACCCAGGGCCGCGCCTAGGGCTTCCGCCAGTGGCCGTAATGAGAGGTTCCAGAAGAGCAGCCAGCTCAGTGCGGACACATTCATTTGGAAAATCACCACCCAGCTCGGAAACAAGTTTCTCAAGTGGCGGCGAGCGGCTCCTCCCCACCTTGGTCCAGGTGCCACAGGGCAGAGCAGCTCAGAAACCCAGAAGAGCCAGAAGCCACAGCAGGAAATCCAGCCCCCGCCACCCTTTGTGTGGTGCCCTGGAAGCACGGTTTCTGGCTTTCCAAAGTGACCTGGTGAGCTTGCAAAGGACAGCTTCACCTCCAGGAAAATGCATTTCAATTACTGAACACAAAAGCTTCCGAACATCAAGGCTATGTTTTAAAAGGCCCTTTGACTTTTATATGTGATGGCTCACAATGACTAGAGCTGTCATAACACTATAAATCCACGTCATCGGTAGAGGCTTTAGCTCCTATGGACCTCTGAATCCTGTAACAAGCTCCTTTTGAGCCCAGCAAGGTTATACAAGACGGACGTGTAGCTGCAGACAGGCCAAACCGCCGGAAATGACCCTTCCCCAGTGGCAGCCCCCCTCTTTCTGCGGGGGCTCTCACTATTTCATTTAGGGACCATGGCTGTGTCTTCCCTTTGCTTAATTGCCAGGATgcttataaatacatacatttgaaATTAGAAAGGTACCATTTTTATTATACACCGACCATATGCCAGGCACCATAGCGGATGCTTTGGAAACATTCCAAGCGTACCCTAATTCCAACCCTAATACagagtgtttttggttttttggggggttttcccattttacagttatGAAGCCGTTCATCCAAGGCTGCTGAGCCAGTAAGATACTGGTGGGGTATGAACGGGTCTGTCTTACTCTACTGTCTCCTGGTTGGGGAGAATTTTGCTCCAAgtcatgggggtgcctgagcTCTGCTGGGCTCTGCCACAGCCCAACACTTctcaaaaagaagtttaaaataatCTAAACTAAGTAATACAAATGCAAACCCAGAAGGATCTTGGTGGAGAGGGGGATCTGTTGTCCTGGTTTTATCTACTAAGAGACCTATGCTTGaatccttccccccaacccctttccTTAATTTACTCAGCTGTGACCATCCTCGAAACCTTATTCTTAAACTCGAAAACACGGTGTCACAGCTGGTAATTTtagaaggaggagaggagagagggaagaagtggAGAGCGAGCGTGGGAGGAAGGTTAAGGATGACTCTAGCGCGGCTCTCAGGCCCGGCGGGGACTTCCTCGGCACAACACCCCGcacctccctctgttctctccctctcctgacctCCTCCAACTTTTCAAGCCAGCTGTCCTTCATGGTTTAGCTTAGGTCTGCACTAGGACCCCAAGTATCTGGAAATAATTTAGTCCTCTCAAAATGCACTACGCATTGGAAAGGATAGCTTTCCAACCATCTccccaaatggaaaagaaaaagaccactGTAAACAAATATTCAGCAAAAGCAAGCTTGCGGATATCCAAGACAGGTCCGGCACTACAGCCCTCACCATCCATGGTGTGGCATCAGAATATTCAAGTCTAGATTTTCCATTCACAAGGAAGAGAGTCATATATGTACAAAGTTGAAATCTACTCAAGTACTTTCTGTAGaacaatctaaaaataaattgagGCCGCCTGCAGGCCCCCGGCTCTTCCAGAGGCAGAGACCACACAGTGGTAGAAATCAACACCTGCTTCCCAGAACTGGGCGCGCATATACCCGTCAGGTGTGGGGGACGACAAAGCCACAGGATACCCAGAGCGTATCCACCAGAAGTGCCAAGTGGGCTTCAAAATTGGGGAAATAAAGCAGTAAACGTACTTGTGCTCCTAAACATCTTACATGTATATGAGATTGGGTTCTCATACTATCCTGTCACCGAGGTAGAAAAGAGACATTTCTAAGATACTGAACCTGATCCATGGTATCAGCTCTATTCAGGTCAACAGAATCTTCAAAattcaataaattcaacaaatgcACGTCACCTGATAACCAAGAAGAGACTAGaaactttggttttggtttgttttgctctTCCTGGGGCAACTCCATACAATATAGTATGGTACGCAACGAAAGATATTCATAAGGTTTTATAATAAAACACCATCTCACAAACTTCCAATTGAAGCAAATCACTGTGAGCTACCCAGGAGGGGTAAGAAAGAATTCACTCCCCTCAGTCATTAAGATATTTTCCCAGACGAAGAATTCAGCACGAGGAAAGGAAGCAGCCGGGTTGGAACCTTGCCTCGAGGAGAACAGTCTCCACAGGAGGGGACATGGCGGCCATTCAGGTCACAGCACGAGAACAGGCCACACCACAGAAAGGTACCGGGGAACAGCCAGTCAGCTCTAGAATGTGCCAGAATTGTGCTGGAACCGATGATCTCAGCCCTCGCAGCAATCCCATGAAGCAGGGACAGTTGTcctccccattctacagatgggaaaactgaggttaCAGATGTAATTAACGGGCAGAGCTGTGGTGTGAATCTGGGGCCCCTGCTTTGAAATTTATCCCCACCCAGCTCTTGGCAGCGTCTACCCGTTGTGTGGCCTCTTAACTGACCCCAGGCCACTGCTGAATTTCACCTTCACAGACAACACCTGCTCTTCCCCAGGATGTGTGCCCCCTGGCCTGGGCTGAACTCTCTCTGAGGCCCGCCCAGGTCCACTACACAGCTCCCTTGTGGCCGAAGGATTCACCAGAGGGCCTAAGCCTCCTCCCTGCAAGGCCAGAAGTGTTTCCAACGTTTATGTTTAACTTGTAGGAATAAGGGTGCTAGGCAGAGAGATGTGGGCATTTGGGGCCCCCATGGGAAGGCTTGGACCTCATTGTTGACAGGTGTCAGAGCTCTGGGAGGGGCGGTGGTGTCCAGTCGAGCAGCCCCTCACCACTTGTGGCTATTGACTACTTGGAATGTGACTGATCCAAATCATGCACCACGGCTATAAAATACACACCAGCTTTCAAAGACTTCGTATGAAAACAAGAAGGTAGAATTTCAAATTAATCATCTTTATATCAATTACTCATTAAAATCTTAATATTTGTGATATACTGGGTGGAATAGAATATGttattgaaattaatattacCCGTTCCTGTTTAGTTTTGAGTGTGGCTTGTAGAAAACTTCAGCTCACATACGCGGCTCGCGTCCTATTTCTGTTGGACGGAGCTGGTCTCTATCTTCGGGGAGACCTCTGATGGTCTACCGAGCCTAAGTTGGAATCTGTGGCCACTTATTTGCCCGGATGTCGCTGCCCCCGTAATTCCTCCAGAGGGAGGGGAGTTGAAGGTCACCCCACTTggcaggctggggcagagggtcCATTCAGAATTCTTTCTGGAAATCCTCAGCCAGTGCGACGGGGGCAGGCATTTTTCCCAAGAGCCCAAAGGACAGGAAAGGCCAGCCCTCCTCTGTCAAGGACCAGGGCAGTGAATGTTCTGGAGCCAAATGATCTAACCAGAAGTCGACTGTGAGTCACACATGCAAACCACAAATGCCAAagtcacatatgtaattttaaaagttttggtaGCCACATTAGAAATAGGGGAAAGAAACATGTGAATcagaatttaataatatattctcaCCCAATATacctgaaatattattttaacatgtaCCAGCATAAAAACTATGAATGAtgtgttttatgttcttttttttttttttttccatacgaAGTCTTCACCCCCCGGGATGTATTTTGCACTCACAGCACCCTAGCAGGAGACGAGTGGCTGCCAAATTGAGAGAGTCTAAGAGTCTACCCCTTAGCAGACCCTCCTGCATCAGGGCGAAGGGAACCCACCAAAATGTCCGCTGCTCAATGAAGTGCTAAGTCAGACACCTTCAGCCACGAAGACAGGCTTGCAGAGTTCTGatggcaaagggaaagagcaCTGTGCAGATATTTAAACAGAGAAAACAGTGGCTGAAAATACACATCATAAATACCAGTCATCATTAGGTGGTGAGGTTGTGGCCTTTTCTCTCGTTCCttatacttttctatttcttacagAGTTCtaataataatttagaaattatgatttaaaatgtttaagcaggggcgcctgggtggctcagtgggttaagcctttgccttcggctcagggtcctgagattaagcctggcatccggctctctgctcagcagggagcctgcttcccttcctctctctctctctgactgcctctcagcctacttgtgatctctctctctctgtcaaataagtaaataaaatctttaaaaaaaaaaaaaaaaagatttcctaaaacaaacaaacaaacaaataaataaataaaacgttcaAGCAATTAGAACGGTCAGCCCTGAACCGTTTCTTGAACGACTATACATACGTCTGGCCCCAAGTACTCCAAGAAGGGGTAACACCTCCAGGGACGTTGGGAGGGGGGTTCATATCTTAtcggggggagggagaggatttTCCTATGAGATATTTGTCCTGGGTGAACTGGGAGCATCACAGAGACAGACCAGCAAGGGCCGTGGGAGGACTCTGGTGCTACATCAGCAACAGAGACAAGTGTCCCTGTCCCTTACTCCTGCCCCTGCCTGGCCAGCACGCGCCTGCATCTCGCTGGCCCAGAGTTACAGGAGGCGCCCTGGtcagggcagagaggcagccgggggtggggggaagcgcTCAGACTCGAAAAACAGGTGATCGCACATTCTTTCCGCGTGCACACACTATGAATCAAATCGTTTCTAACGTGCCTACAGCTGTTCAGTAGGATACACTGGGCTGCCCCAGGTACTCATTTAAAGTCCAGCCCTGCTctactcacatacacacacacacacgcatacacacacacacacacacacacgcacgcacacacactcactcacacacacacacgcacagagcaCCAGAACAGCCAGATGTCTAACTAAGGATATTCACAATATCTCCCTTTCCCGTCTCAGCAGCTGCTTTTCTACAATCCTCGGTGGCATTTCACTTGGGAGAGACGTGGGAGGCATACTTCACACACGTGTGAGGGTCCGGCGTTCACGGTTACGTCTGTCGTTTGTCCCCTGTTCTCGAGATCTCTCTGGAGTGTGGCTGGGGTTGGTGAGACGACATTCCTGCTCCAGAGACTCAATCAGGGCTGAACCCATTTGCCTCAAATTCGTGCTTGCCTAGCGCTGGGGGTTAGCATGTGATGTCCAaggggtacagggtttctttggggggagggggatgacaAGGTTCTAAAGTTGATAGTAGGGATGTTTGCTCAACTCTGAGAAGCCATGGAATTGTACAGTTTAAATGAATGAActatatggtatgtgaattacatctcaataaggctgtttggttttgttttaaggtaATAAGCTCAGACGTGAAATTCACTCCATCCCGAGGATAACAGTGGAGCTTTCTGTCACCTTGGGCACTGCTTTCCCTGTATAAAGAATGGGAAAGGCTCTTTGCTCCTTGCTTATGTAAAGACTCGTGTGTGAACAGaactctcctctgcctctcctcgtGTCTTCCGAAGAAGGCCTCATAGTTCTGCAAAGGCTGACCCCTTTTCACTGACCTTTCTGCTCCTCCCACGCTTCTGGCCGTGTCCGGGATGACCTCGTCTGGGGCATCTGGAGCTTCCTTCTCGGGAATGGAAGTTAAGGTGGATAGGCCAGGCCTGGGGCTGCTTCTGGGACAATACATAGACATAGATGGTAAGAAGGGGATTTCTCTCCACATGTGACTAAAACAGTCCATCTCCCAATTCAAGCTTTAAGGTGCCACTACCCcaaaatgcatagaaaaaaaaaaatcaccttccaGCAGTCAATGGCTTTGGGATGCTCTTGGATCATCGGGGCCTCTCCGTGTAAATAAATCCAGATTCAAAAGCAAAGGGGTCCAGAAAAACCTGTGATTGACTCTGACCTACACCCCTAGAGCGTGGCCAGCTAGTACACACTTCACTCTTTTCAGACAGTTTGAGTGAGATGAACTCAAGAAGGCAGAGCAAACAGGGCTCTGTTTGGGACCAACACACAGCTTCCCACTTCCGCCCAATTCTCTCACCTTTTTCAGAATCTTAGCACATCCAGAAGTTGCAAGCAGGTAAATTTAAACCATTAAGCATAGAAAACCTATCTTTTTAAAGCACCACCCATCTATTTGATTGACTCTTAAAAACTGGGATTCACTTTTGACACTGGCCCCACATCCCCCTGGAAGTTTGTTATTTTCTGTACCTTTCGGCCTGGAGCACTCCCGGAGCCAGGGTTTGGGGTCTCGGGTCCCGATCCTTGTCAGGTTCCGGCGGTGAAGAGACGTGCACCTTCCCGCCCCCAACAGGAGTTGGGGGCTGGGGCCCGGGCTGCTCCTTAGCCGGCAGGTGCCCGGCCGGGCTGGCCCCCGGCAGAGTGGCGGCATCCTCCGAGCCTGGGGCCCCAACAGAGCAGCCTGCGTCCCCGTGAGCAGCACCAGAGAACATCCTTGTTGTACCTGTCTCGGGCAGGTCCCCAGCCACACGTGTCGCGGTCTCAGCTGTGCTCGAAGTGACGTCACCGTCTGCTTCCCCAGCAGCTCCTGCCCCCAAGCCAGGCTCCAGGGGCGTGGCTGTTACTTCTACAGCCTCTGGCTCAGGAGCACCCGGCTCACCCAGGGCACCACCTCCACACCTCTGCTCACTCCCAGGGGCGGCAGGGGTCCCGGATGCACAGACGGCCTCGGCCACAGTTGAAACCCCACTGTGGGGAGAAGATGCTCCCAGGACAGAGGTGAACAATGGCACGTCACTCGGACCCCTTGTGTGAGCACAGCCCCAGGCACCATCCTCCCCGGGTTGACCGTCCTGGGAGTATATTCCAGGAGGAATTCTGCCTTCTGGAACTGAGGCCCCTTCTTGGTGGCTCTGGGGCTCCCCCTGGAAGTCCGCAGCTTTTCCCCCAGGAGTCTCCAGAACGGCGGTGGGCAGGGAAGCACCTGAGGCTCGTTCTCGCGGGACCCCAGCCTGCTGGGAGGGGGCCTGGCCTGCACGCCCCGGCCCGGCCTCCCCAGCCCCATCTGGCTTCTCACCGTCCTGCACCATCGGTGGGACAATGGTCATTTCCTTTCCCACACCGGCACCTGGCAGGCTCGGCTCAGAGGCTGGCGCTGCCGAGCCCGGCAGCCTTTCCGGAGCAGGATCCTGGGGGACCAGAGAGGGGAGCTGAGCCTCTGTAGGCAActcttgcttcttttcctttgtgtCCACCCCGAGTCCAGAAGGAACGGCAAGGAGAGGGGCGATGGCCGCTCCTTGAGCCCCACCGGGAGTCTTCTCTGGGCATGGCCCGGTGAGGTCCTCGCCCTTCAGGCTCCCCTCGGCTCCTGCCTTTTCTCCCGCTGTGCTCTGGGGCCGATCGGTGGTCAGGACTCTGAGCACAGACTTCTCAAAGATCTTGGTGATGTGCTCCCTGAAGTCAGGGAACCCCGTGATCATGCCGATCTGCTTGGAGCTTGCTTCCACACCGCCTGACGCACCTCTCCGTGGATCTTCGGGAGGGTCTACCATCCCCTCTCCACTGCCCTCCGGCTCCCTTGCTGCCCCACCTGCCAACCTCTCCTTGCTGATGGGGTGCACTGGCATCCCGCCAGGCCGGGTGTCTGCACCCGGAGctcttgcctcctcctcctcccctgtcaTCTGCTTACTCTCCATCAGAAGGGGCGCCCTGTCCAGGTAGGGGATGGAGCCCGCGGGTCCCTCAACATTTCCAGCTTTGGGGCTTCCACTGCCCGCTTGCACCACAGAGACCTCCACACTGGCTGCTCCTGGTTGTGAGGGAGAGGTGAGCAAGCCGGCAGAAAGCTTCATGGAGGTGGCTTGTCTCGAGGCCAGAAGGGGCTCTTCAATGGGACGAGGGCCTGCGCCTTTCCCAGCAGCACCATCGATGTGCAGGTAAGGAGTGTCTGGAGCGGCCTCTTCTGGTGGCCCAGGTGGCAAGGGTCTCTTTGGGTCGGGGACAGCCTGGGCTGCAGAAATATCCACCTTGCTCCCGGGCATCCCCCCCACTTCTTCGGCTGGCAGCCAGGCATCCTGGCAGCTGGCTGAGAGCTGCACTGCTCGGCTTGGCTCACTCGGGGCAAAAGTAGAATCTTCCTTCCCAGGGGAGGCGCGCTGCTCAGTGTGGAGGGAGCCGCCACTCAGAGCAACTTCTGTGGGCCCCTCCAGAGCCCGCTGCACCCCCAGCTCCCCTCGCTCAGCATTCCCACCAGTCTCGGCAGCCCCACAGTCCGCACCTTGATCCTTGGCCACTGGGAAACTTCCCAGGAGCTTCGGGGCCTCGGCATCCGAGGCGGTGGGGAGCTCCATTTCCTTCTGCAGGGCCGGCACAGGTTGCTGCCCGCCTCCCTGCGTTTCCCCACACGCCTCTGTGTCTGGGGCATCCTGGCTGGGTGTGACTCTAAGGCTGGCGGGCGCCGGGGCTGGCGGGCCCTGAGCTGCATCCAGGAGGGCGACTGAGTCAGGCCCACAAGGTGGGGTCACCTCTGTGTTCCCACTTGCCTTCTCTGTCTTACCCAACCCCTGGAGCGGGGGCTGAGCGTCAGTGGCTTGAGAAAGTTCTGCATCCCTGAGACATGCTTCTTCATGCCGGCCGCCGGCTTGCGACACACCTGCCCATTCCTGCTGGGGCTTGTTGGGCCCCTGCTGTGCACAGCGACTCTCCTCTCCGCTCAGGTGACCTTCGAGAGGAGAGTCCTTGGAGGCATCTGCAGCAGGTGGCGAGACTCCGGAAGGCAGGCCGCCACGGCACGCTCCCTCCCGCTCATCCTGCCCTGGCTCTGACGACGCCGGTCCTACTGTTGCTGACAGCTCTGGTGCTTCTGTCGCTGCACTCCCCGGAACCACACCCCTGGGAGCCAAACCTGGAGCAGCAGCCAGACCGCCTTCGGGGAGCTCCCCTTGAAGGTCCAGTCCGGAAACTTGTTCCTCTCTGCCATGGATGGACAAGCACACGTCCTCCAGAGGTCCCACAGGGAGGAGGGTTGGAGAAGCATCTGTGTCCAGGTTCTTAAAGCCTCGACTGCCTGCATAAGTCTCTTGCTCATTTTCACACTGCTGGGGCTTCTCCCTGAGCATGTCAGACACGGATGCTTCTGGTTCTGATTGCAATGGCTGGAGAAGGTTCTCAGAAGATACTCGGGGCCCCTCAGAAGCAGCTACTTGTGGCCAGCTGTCACAGGACGGGTTTCCCTGCTGATCTCGCTCCTGGCTGAGCACTGAAAGCCCACCATCCACTGCCAGATTCTCCCCCTCGAGGGGATGTGGCCCATCAGCATGGACTTCCTGACCAGCTGCCTCACGTCCCAGCCCACAAGGTTGGCCTGAGGGTGTCAGCAAGCCCTCCCCGGCACAGCTGCTGGGCCTCCATGCCGACGGGCAGCTCCTCATCTTTGTGTCAGATGGGCTCTCCGCCTCCTGGGCTTTGGGGATGACCTCTGCCGCAGAAGTTAACAGGAAGTCTGATTTCTCCGATTCTAAAGCAGGAAGAGCGTCCATTCTTTCCAATCCCCCCACATCCCGAAGGGGGTCGGGACACTGGGTCTGCAATCCCAGCACCTCCCAGACAGCTTCTTTGGGAAGAATGTGTTCACCAGTTCCATCCGGCCCGGGGGGCAGGGCGAGCTCCTTCTCTGGTCGCTTGGGCAGTGAGCCAGAGGCCTGGACCACATGGGCTTCCCCCATCATCCCACAGGTCACCGAGCTCCTCACTGCATCTGCGGGTGGAGAGCCAGACCTATTGGTGTGCCCGGGACCCTCCCTCCTGGGTGGCTGTGCTGAATCGGTGCTGGGATGCACGTTGCTCTCCACATCAGGGCTTAGCTTCGAAACCTCGTCTTTTTCTACCTCTGGGCTGGGCTTGCAGCCTAAGGCCCCGGGTTGCTCCTCCCATGGCTTCTCAGGATCTCTACCATCAAGTGGCTCTGGGACTTCTTCCTGTCCCCTAGAGTTGGCCCTGGGTAGTCTGCTCTCCTCCTCAGCTATAGCTGGGCTTTCAGGGGCCATGGCTTCATCCTTTGGCCCTAGTGTGCTTCTCGCCTTTTCATCTGATACACTGGTTGGGCCGGGGGGCAGTACTCCTTGTTGGACTTTCTGGTCCCTCACTGAGACCTCTCCACTGTCCTCCTGGGGCAAAGGggcagtgccttctccacagttCCCTCCTAGACCCTCTCCCTCACTTCTGAGATCAGATTTGAGCTTCTCCCGTCCTGCCAACCCTGCATCTGCTAACTTTTTGGCCAGATTCGTAAGAACTGGCATCTCTGCCCCGGAAACCATCTCCTCGGTCAACCAGCTGGATTCTTCTGCAGCGGCAGAGGCCTGAGCAGTTGGTGATGCAGCGGAGCCCGAAGCTGGATGCTTGTCCTCCGTTGGTGCAGGTggggcaggctctgtgctcgtgAGCAAAGCCCCTCGGGGCTGGCTGtctgctgctgcagggttggctGCACCGGGCTCACTTCCTGGGCCCCCTGCCTGCAAGTGACCCCGAGCATCGCAGGCCTCCCCGTTCTCCTTCCCAGAGCCCCTGGCTCCAGGCACCGGAGTGCAGCTCTGTGAATCCCAGGGCGGCTCGACGTGTGCCAGAAGTGCTCCCATTTGCTGCTGGCAGTTTTCCCGGGAACTTGTGTCATCTTCCTGGGCAGCCCCTGCAGGGCTCCTCATGGGATGGCAGGCCCCGGGCAATCCTGAGCCATCAGCAGAAGCCCGAGGTGGCACCTCCCCTTGGCATTTGTCCCTGTCCAAGGCTCTGGGGGCTGGCTCTGGTAGAGTCAGGGTCTCGGGCTTTGTGGGAGACTCCTCTGGACCAGGTGAGCCTGCCTTGCCTGGCTGAGTGGCAGCAGGGGCTTCCAGGGCCTGTGGCACAGAGGCCGGCCCCTGCCTGGCCTCTGCTAGGGGCTGGCCACCTGCAGCCTCATTCCCTTGGGACTTGAAATCACCAGGGTGGCCATCTTCTCCAGGTTGTCCTTTCATCAGCTCTTGATGAGGTGCTGGTGAAACCCCCACGGACCGGTCAGTGCAGCTAGAGGAAGACCATGTGTGCCCAGCACTGGGGACAACAGCACCCACGCTGCACTGAGTAGAACTGCCCCCCTCAGGGACAGATGCTGTTGGGGCCTCCCCACAGGCATCTGGGGACAGTTCCGGCCTGGGGTGTTGAACGAGCGGCCAGTCTTTAGGTTCTGCTACTGGGCTCGCCAAGCAAGAGTCCGGAGAGCCCTCAGCAAAGGGCATGGAGGCAGAAGGGCACTCCTGCTCCCAGGGCACTCGTGAGCAGGCCGGCGGAGAACCTTCCAGGCCCCTGGCCTCCTGGGGGCTTTTGCTTGGCTCAGTCACCTCCCGGGACACGATGCATGGGTCCAGGCTGGCAGTACCCTCAGAAGCAGAGCAGGAGCCTCGGTGC encodes the following:
- the TACC2 gene encoding transforming acidic coiled-coil-containing protein 2 isoform X10, encoding MGNETSTSGSQQENSNLPDVVLWPPKPQPVQKTSPAQSPGSVQPPGRGQNVKGDPENSGSAGHGDLHSTGHRGSCSASEGTASLDPCIVSREVTEPSKSPQEARGLEGSPPACSRVPWEQECPSASMPFAEGSPDSCLASPVAEPKDWPLVQHPRPELSPDACGEAPTASVPEGGSSTQCSVGAVVPSAGHTWSSSSCTDRSVGVSPAPHQELMKGQPGEDGHPGDFKSQGNEAAGGQPLAEARQGPASVPQALEAPAATQPGKAGSPGPEESPTKPETLTLPEPAPRALDRDKCQGEVPPRASADGSGLPGACHPMRSPAGAAQEDDTSSRENCQQQMGALLAHVEPPWDSQSCTPVPGARGSGKENGEACDARGHLQAGGPGSEPGAANPAAADSQPRGALLTSTEPAPPAPTEDKHPASGSAASPTAQASAAAEESSWLTEEMVSGAEMPVLTNLAKKLADAGLAGREKLKSDLRSEGEGLGGNCGEGTAPLPQEDSGEVSVRDQKVQQGVLPPGPTSVSDEKARSTLGPKDEAMAPESPAIAEEESRLPRANSRGQEEVPEPLDGRDPEKPWEEQPGALGCKPSPEVEKDEVSKLSPDVESNVHPSTDSAQPPRREGPGHTNRSGSPPADAVRSSVTCGMMGEAHVVQASGSLPKRPEKELALPPGPDGTGEHILPKEAVWEVLGLQTQCPDPLRDVGGLERMDALPALESEKSDFLLTSAAEVIPKAQEAESPSDTKMRSCPSAWRPSSCAGEGLLTPSGQPCGLGREAAGQEVHADGPHPLEGENLAVDGGLSVLSQERDQQGNPSCDSWPQVAASEGPRVSSENLLQPLQSEPEASVSDMLREKPQQCENEQETYAGSRGFKNLDTDASPTLLPVGPLEDVCLSIHGREEQVSGLDLQGELPEGGLAAAPGLAPRGVVPGSAATEAPELSATVGPASSEPGQDEREGACRGGLPSGVSPPAADASKDSPLEGHLSGEESRCAQQGPNKPQQEWAGVSQAGGRHEEACLRDAELSQATDAQPPLQGLGKTEKASGNTEVTPPCGPDSVALLDAAQGPPAPAPASLRVTPSQDAPDTEACGETQGGGQQPVPALQKEMELPTASDAEAPKLLGSFPVAKDQGADCGAAETGGNAERGELGVQRALEGPTEVALSGGSLHTEQRASPGKEDSTFAPSEPSRAVQLSASCQDAWLPAEEVGGMPGSKVDISAAQAVPDPKRPLPPGPPEEAAPDTPYLHIDGAAGKGAGPRPIEEPLLASRQATSMKLSAGLLTSPSQPGAASVEVSVVQAGSGSPKAGNVEGPAGSIPYLDRAPLLMESKQMTGEEEEARAPGADTRPGGMPVHPISKERLAGGAAREPEGSGEGMVDPPEDPRRGASGGVEASSKQIGMITGFPDFREHITKIFEKSVLRVLTTDRPQSTAGEKAGAEGSLKGEDLTGPCPEKTPGGAQGAAIAPLLAVPSGLGVDTKEKKQELPTEAQLPSLVPQDPAPERLPGSAAPASEPSLPGAGVGKEMTIVPPMVQDGEKPDGAGEAGPGRAGQAPSQQAGVPRERASGASLPTAVLETPGGKAADFQGEPQSHQEGASVPEGRIPPGIYSQDGQPGEDGAWGCAHTRGPSDVPLFTSVLGASSPHSGVSTVAEAVCASGTPAAPGSEQRCGGGALGEPGAPEPEAVEVTATPLEPGLGAGAAGEADGDVTSSTAETATRVAGDLPETGTTRMFSGAAHGDAGCSVGAPGSEDAATLPGASPAGHLPAKEQPGPQPPTPVGGGKVHVSSPPEPDKDRDPRPQTLAPGVLQAERSSPRPGLSTLTSIPEKEAPDAPDEVIPDTARSVGGAERSHVADDVIQPAALEDLENPLLAASSHHRDALSRVSRDVTAQRSSDSEEAFETPESTTPVKAPPAPPPPPPEVTPEPEVSAQPPLEEPGNQGCGSEPASVPDGPRSSSVEGSPFRPPSHSFSAVFDEDKPIASSGTYNLDFDSIELVDDFQTLEPRCSDSKSQECKVNTRRKSTDSVPVSKSTLSRSLSLQASDFDGASCSGNPEAVALAPDAYSTGSSSASSTLKRTKKPRPPSLKKKQTTKKPTETPPVKETQQEPVEENTVPSEENQALETKPELAKTEGSVPALLEETPLEPTAVPKAACPLDPEGAEGAVPPSSGSGRVQNSPPVGRKTLPLATAPEAVEVTPSDSGGQEDSPVKGLSVRLEFDYSEDKGSWDSQQENPPPTKKLGKKPVAKMPLRRPKMKKTPEKLDNTPASPTRSPDEPNDIPIAKGTYTFDIDKWDDPNFNPFSSTSKMQESPTLPQQSYNFDPDACDESIDPFKTSSKTPSSPSKSPASFEIPASAIEANGADGDGLNKPAKKKKTPLKTDTFRVKRSPKRSPLSDPPSQDSTPAATPETPVISAVVHATDEEKLAVTNQKWTCVTVDLEADKQDYPQPSDLSTFVNDTKFSSPTEELDYRNSYEIEYMEKIGSSLPQDDDAPKKQALYLMFDTSQESPVKSPPVRTSESPTPCSGSSFEETEALVNAGAKIQHPVPRGLAPNQEPHLQVPEKSSQKELEAMTLGTASDAIEITAPEGSFASADALLSRLAHPASLCGALDYLEPDLAEKNPPVFAQKLQEELEFAVMRIEALKLARQIALASRSRQDTKREAAHPTDVSISKTALYSRIGTSEVEKPAGLLFQQPDLDSALRIARAEIITKEREVSEWKDKYEESRREVMEMRKIVAEYEKTIAQMIEDEQREKSVSHQTVQQLVLEKEQALSDLNSVEKSLADLFRRYEKMKEVLEGFRKNEEVLKKCAQEYLSRVKKEEQRYQALKVHAEEKLDRANAEIAQVRGKAQQEQAAYQASLRKEQLRVDALERTLEQKIFLSKHI